In one Apostichopus japonicus isolate 1M-3 chromosome 18, ASM3797524v1, whole genome shotgun sequence genomic region, the following are encoded:
- the LOC139958714 gene encoding uncharacterized protein, translated as MSTFDIDEELLIYVSYGHDHDSDGDGNSYGYGDSDDEYHYLPREEESKKKPKFITTYENGFNIDGNIETKEELQKMVIEHKRSTLTKRNIEELTAGFAALFNDRSSADIILLVNGTPYHTHRFILGLWSPVFSRMLEDSEKFAPSMTKDEESDCDMIALNESEDDAHVFNEFLKFLYTEQATINIEDIWHMVSLANKYNVLELFKSCSDVLIQFVHTMALDEELMEILKAAQFWEMHHLQSCVWQTILEKMYFSFEKFLPALEMDQLCEVLQSSDLVVENEYGLLLKLTPLLRQLEEAEDEASLRKVSSLIRFTEMSGIQLQKVAQLDIAKHVRSNIRQALFHRCFLWESEEGIVESKGPRCYLSPSPPYFDTENKLLDTSFCRENDENWESYQFIILDKRLKGSMRYREGDKCFVYHTESKKQWVIPDTSIFKVSVIAKGELTVVQCECRESRKTLDDATEAVATVTGVIHNEEKDIIHEVKTAKVPAEVDLKRCFIGFRETIDIPFKHVFSESDQYVSLFVMARI; from the exons ATGTCCACTTTTGATATTGATGAAGAATTATTGATATATGTCAGTTATGGTCATGACCATGACTCTGATGGAGATGGTAACTCTTATGGTTATGGCGACTCAGACGATGAATATCATTATTTACCAAGAGAAgaagaaagtaagaaaaaacCCAAATTCATAACAACTTATGAAAATGGTTTCAACATCGATGGCAATATTGAGACCAAGGAGGAACTGCAAAAGATG GTCATTGAACATAAACGATCAACTCTAACAAAACGAAACATCGAAGAATTAACCGCAGGGTTTGCAGCTTTATTCAACGACAGATCTTCTGCAGATATCATCTTATTGGTAAATGGCACACCCTACCACACCCACCGCTTTATTCTAGGCTTATGGAGTCCAGTCTTTAGCAGGATGTTGGAGGATTCAGAAAAGTTTGCTCCTTCAATGACCAAAGATGAAGAGTCCGATTGTGACATGATCGCTCTCAATGAATCAGAAGACGATGCTCATGTCTTCAATGAGTTTTTAAAGTTCTTGTACACAGAGCAAGCTACTATAAACATTGAAGATATTTGGCATATGGTTTCTTTGGCAAACAAATATAATGTTCTCGAGCTATTCAAATCATGCAGTGATGTCCTCATCCAATTTGTACATACTATGGCTCTAGATGAGGAATTGATGGAGATTCTGAAAGCGGCACAATTTTGGGAAATGCATCACCTACAGAGCTGTGTTTGGCAAACTATTTTAGAGAAAATGTACTTTTCTTTCGAAAAGTTCCTACCAGCTCTGGAAATGGATCAGTTGTGTGAAGTTTTGCAGAGTTCTGACCTCGTTGTTGAAAATGAATATGGACTGCTTCTAAAGCTGACTCCATTACTGAGACAACTAGAAGAGGCAGAAGATGAGGCATCTCTAAGAAAGGTGAGCAGTCTGATTCGTTTCACGGAGATGTCTGGAATACAGCTGCAAAAAGTGGCGCAACTTGATATCGCAAAGCACGTAAGATCCAACATTAGACAGGCTCTTTTCCATCGTTGTTTCCTTTGGGAAAGTGAGGAGGGAATTGTCGAAAGCAAAGGGCCACGTTGTTACTTGAGCCCATCTCCACCATACTTTGATACTGAAAACAAACTTCTTGACACTTCGTTTTGCAGGGAAAACGACGAAAACTGGGAAAGCTATCAGTTCATTATTTTAGATAAGAGACTTAAAGGAAGTATGAGATATAGAGAAGGggataaatgttttgtttatcatACAGAGAGTAAGAAGCAATGGGTAATACCTGATACATCTATATTTAAGGTTTCTGTTATTGCAAAAGGCGAGTTGACAGTGGTACAGTGTGAATGTAGGGAGTCTCGCAAAACACTTGATGATGCTACAGAAGCAGTAGCAACAGTGACAGGTGTCATTCACAATGAAGAGAAAGATATTATTCATGAAGTGAAGACAGCAAAAGTCCCTGCAGAAGTAGATCTTAAAAGATGCTTCATAGGATTTAGGGAAACTATTGACATTCCATTCAAGCATGTATTTTCTGAGTCAGATCAGTATGTCTCCCTCTTTGTAATGGCTAGAATATAA
- the LOC139958717 gene encoding uncharacterized protein, translating to MSYSDLDDFDFEPYAYSDDVDDYSDYEYDFIMRKAKECKGEAKFVPTFENGFNIDGEIKTQEELQKLVTEHKRSTRTIRNTQELTAGFAALFNDRSSADIILSVNGTPYHTHRFILGFWSPVFGRMFEDSERFAPSMTKDEESDCDMIALNESEDDAHVFNEFLKFLYTEQATINIEDIWHMVSLANKYNILELLKSCTDFLIQFVHTMALDEELMEILKAAQFWEMQHLQSCVWQIILEKMYFSFEKFLPALEIDQLCEALQSSDLIVENEYGLLLKLTPLLKQLEEAEDEASLRKVSSLIRFTEMSATQLQKVAQLDIAKHVRSKIMQAIFHRCLLWESKEGIDESKGPRCYLSPSPPYFDTRNKLLDFLSHRDNKANWESCQSMMFDGVRFIQGDRYKRRGSSGVSKCFVYHTERRKQWIMLDGSIPKFSVIARGELTVIQCKSSEYHETLDGSTEAVATVTGVIHNGRRDVIHEVKTTKVPAEVNLYRDFVHLKETIHLPFKCDISRPHLFLSLFLILRI from the exons ATGTCCTACTCTGATTTAGACGATTTTGATTTTGAACCATATGCATATAGCGATGATGTTGATGACTACTCAGATTATGAATATGATTTCATTATGAGAAAAGCAAAAGAATGTAAAGGAGAAGCAAAGTTCGTGCCGACTTTTGAAAATGGTTTCAACATTGATGGTGAAATCAAGACTCAAGAAGAACTACAAAAGCTG GTCACAGAACATAAACGATCAACTCGAACGATACGAAACACCCAAGAATTAACCGCAGGGTTTGCAGCTTTATTCAATGACAGATCTTCGGCAGATATCATCTTATCGGTAAATGGCACACCCTACCACACCCACCGCTTCATTCTAGGCTTCTGGAGTCCAGTCTTTGGCAGGATGTTCGAGGATTCGGAGAGGTTTGCTCCTTCAATGACCAAAGATGAAGAGTCCGATTGTGACATGATCGCTCTCAATGAATCAGAAGACGATGCTCATGTCTTCAATGAGTTTCTAAAGTTCTTGTACACAGAGCAAGCTACTATAAACATTGAAGATATTTGGCATATGGTTTCTTTGGCAAACAAATACAACATTCTTGAGCTATTAAAATCATGCACTGATTTCCTCATCCAATTTGTACACACTATGGCTCTAGATGAGGAGTTGATGGAGATTCTGAAAGCGGCACAATTTTGGGAAATGCAACATCTACAGAGTTGTGTTTGGCAAATTATTTTAGAGAAAATGTACTTTTCTTTCGAAAAGTTTCTACCAGCTCTGGAGATAGATCAGTTGTGTGAAGCTTTGCAGAGTTCTGACCTCATTGTTGAAAATGAATATGGACTGCTTCTAAAGCTGACTCCATTACTGAAACAACTAGAAGAGGCAGAAGATGAGGCATCTCTTAGAAAGGTGAGCAGTCTGATTCGTTTCACAGAGATGTCTGCAACTCAGCTGCAAAAAGTGGCGCAACTTGATATTGCAAAGCACGTAAGATCCAAAATCATGCAGGCTATTTTCCATCGTTGTCTCCTTTGGGAAAGTAAGGAGGGAATTGACGAGAGCAAAGGGCCACGCTGTTACTTGAGCCCATCTCCACCATACTTTGATACTCGGAACAAACTTCTTGACTTTTTGTCTCACAGAGACAATAAGGCAAACTGGGAAAGCTGTCAGTCCATGATGTTCGATGGAGTGAGATTTATACAAGGTGATAGATATAAAAGACGGGGTTCTTCAGGAGtgagtaaatgttttgtttatcatacagagagaagaaagcaaTGGATAATGCTTGATGGGTCAATACCTAAATTTTCTGTTATTGCAAGAGGGGAGTTGACAGTGATACAGTGTAAAAGTAGTGAGTATCACGAAACACTTGATGGTTCTACAGAAGCAGTAGCAACAGTGACAGGTGTCATTCACAATGGCAGGCGAGATGTTATTCATGAAGTGAAGACAACAAAAGTCCCTGCAGAAGTCAATCTTTACAGGGATTTCGTACATTTGAAGGAAACCATACACCTTCCCTTCAAGTGTGACATATCCAGGCCACATCTGTTCCTCTCACTCTTCTTAATACTTAGAATTTAA